Proteins from a single region of Streptomyces sp. HUAS 15-9:
- a CDS encoding pectinesterase family protein, with translation MGTGVAHEPPHPRHRRRCKALAVGLPLALTAAESLTYGLFGAATQPQASAATTVPAWATAGADGFASVNALGQNGTYGGRGGRVVTVKTLADLEQYATASDPYVIVVAAAIRMDPVGKEIKVRSDKTIIGSGTSGQIVGGGFFLGQGVHNVITRNLTIRDAYQGVWNDKEHDYDGIQMDGAHHVWIDHNDIRHMADGLIDSRKDTTYLTVSWNKLSQENKAFGIGWTDHVTADITVHHNWIRETEQRSPSTDNVAHAHLYKNYLEDEAGTTIKSSYGNYARGRTNMLLENSYFQGMNNPVIRDSTATLVQRGNQFSGTSGRNESGGKGAAWDPKRYYPYTLDKAGDVPALLKSGAGPRTSPGTTATATTKAAATTLTVARDGSGQYKTVQAAVDAVPANNASRVVISVKPGTYRETVKVPANKPHVTIRGTGGSRKDTVIVHNYAAGTTKPDGSGTYGTPGSATVSLQADDSQLRNLTVTNDFDEARHQDIANQAVALLTSADKVMLDSVIIDGDQDTLEMETAAKDRTGRVYVTNSCVTGNVDFVFGRATAVIDKSVITLKKRWNGTSAGYVTAPSTPAGRKGILINRSTVGGDVSAASFFLGRNWHPGGDTTVDPQATVRNSTLSAAVKSTPWSDMGGFSWKDDRFAEYKNTGAGAGAASSNRPQLTDAQAANQELADWLGDWTPTAS, from the coding sequence GAGTCCCTGACCTACGGCCTCTTCGGTGCCGCGACCCAGCCGCAGGCCTCCGCCGCCACCACCGTGCCCGCCTGGGCCACCGCCGGCGCCGACGGGTTCGCCTCCGTCAACGCTCTCGGGCAGAACGGGACCTACGGCGGCCGGGGCGGGCGGGTCGTCACCGTCAAGACGCTCGCCGACCTCGAGCAGTACGCCACCGCCAGTGACCCGTACGTCATCGTCGTCGCGGCCGCCATCCGCATGGACCCGGTCGGCAAGGAGATCAAGGTCCGGTCGGACAAGACCATCATCGGGTCCGGCACTTCCGGGCAGATCGTCGGCGGCGGCTTCTTCCTCGGCCAGGGCGTCCACAACGTGATCACCCGGAACCTGACCATCCGGGACGCGTACCAAGGGGTGTGGAACGACAAGGAGCACGACTACGACGGCATCCAGATGGACGGCGCCCACCATGTGTGGATCGATCACAACGACATCCGGCACATGGCCGACGGGCTCATCGACAGCCGCAAGGACACGACGTACCTGACCGTCTCCTGGAACAAGCTCAGCCAGGAGAACAAGGCGTTCGGCATCGGCTGGACCGACCACGTCACCGCGGACATCACCGTCCACCACAACTGGATCCGCGAGACCGAACAGCGCAGCCCTTCCACGGACAACGTGGCCCACGCGCACCTCTACAAGAACTACCTGGAGGACGAGGCGGGGACCACCATCAAGTCCTCGTACGGCAACTACGCGCGCGGCAGGACCAACATGCTGCTGGAGAACTCCTACTTCCAGGGCATGAACAACCCCGTCATCCGCGACAGCACCGCCACCCTCGTCCAGCGCGGCAACCAGTTCTCCGGTACGAGCGGCAGGAACGAGAGCGGGGGCAAGGGCGCGGCCTGGGACCCGAAGCGCTACTACCCGTACACCCTCGACAAGGCCGGCGACGTGCCCGCCCTGCTCAAGTCCGGTGCGGGGCCCCGTACTTCCCCCGGTACGACCGCCACCGCCACCACCAAGGCGGCCGCCACCACGCTCACCGTCGCCCGGGACGGCAGCGGACAGTACAAGACCGTGCAGGCCGCCGTCGACGCCGTACCCGCGAACAACGCCTCCCGTGTCGTCATCTCCGTGAAGCCGGGCACGTACCGGGAGACCGTGAAGGTGCCGGCGAACAAGCCGCACGTCACCATCCGGGGCACGGGCGGCAGCCGTAAGGACACGGTGATCGTCCACAACTACGCGGCGGGGACCACCAAGCCCGACGGCTCCGGCACCTACGGCACCCCGGGCAGCGCCACCGTCTCCCTCCAGGCCGACGACTCGCAGCTGCGCAATCTCACCGTCACCAACGACTTCGACGAGGCCAGGCACCAGGACATCGCCAATCAGGCGGTCGCGCTGCTGACGTCGGCCGACAAGGTCATGCTGGACTCGGTGATCATCGACGGCGACCAGGACACCCTGGAGATGGAGACGGCCGCCAAGGACAGGACCGGCCGCGTCTATGTCACCAACTCCTGCGTCACCGGCAACGTCGACTTCGTCTTCGGCCGGGCGACGGCCGTGATCGACAAGTCCGTCATCACGCTCAAGAAGCGCTGGAACGGCACCTCGGCCGGCTATGTCACGGCCCCGTCGACTCCCGCCGGCCGCAAGGGCATCCTCATCAACCGCTCGACCGTCGGCGGCGACGTCTCCGCCGCGAGCTTCTTCCTCGGCCGCAACTGGCACCCCGGCGGCGACACGACCGTCGACCCGCAGGCCACCGTCCGCAACAGCACCCTGAGCGCCGCGGTCAAGTCCACCCCGTGGTCGGACATGGGCGGCTTCAGCTGGAAGGACGACCGGTTCGCCGAGTACAAGAACACCGGCGCCGGTGCGGGCGCGGCGAGCAGCAACCGCCCGCAGCTGACCGACGCCCAGGCCGCGAACCAGGAACTCGCGGACTGGCTGGGCGACTGGACGCCTACGGCTTCCTGA